A single Garra rufa chromosome 9, GarRuf1.0, whole genome shotgun sequence DNA region contains:
- the LOC141343012 gene encoding G patch domain-containing protein 3-like has protein sequence MAAASEEVTYFVVNNIPVSFRSADLRNYFSQFIESKGFACFHYRHRPEVRVQSAGFSGSSERTSGSDGSEGKTAGSCCCVVLVRSQESDRFMKMYLGNQWIDSKGNWLRRKCSIRRVKVSEEADHNSFPYKTKAEMRRHVAQSEHFSMSDLKGLPELNPPALMPAGNVGTPVTVFLELIQSCRLPPRLIRKLGLTFPKTGSNRRYGNVPYMYRNSTVMRPKEESVFTAGGVEISGPGGLDTPTNSQTLDKDTPTCSQTVDEDTPTCPPVNQESQEEESEEELSGPDDDDDRCEEWERHEALHEDVTSQERTKERLFEEEIELKWEKGGSGLVFYTDAQFWQEEEGDFDEQTADDWDVDMSVYYDKDGGDMDARDYVEMRSEKRLWDGLEGLPGRQQKIGSFERFTKGVGRRVMEKQGWREGEGLGNSQRGMAEALDNDGQHPNCKRGFGYHGEKLNSFLPKKPKKDFHISTIYDEPKDIDKGDEVLRRQPNTSMKYRHWRPGGNAKPNT, from the exons ATGGCGGCGGCGTCGGAAGAGGTAACGTATTTCGTTGTAAACAACATTCCTGTCAGCTTCCGATCCGCAGATCTGAGGAACTATTTCAGTCAGTTTATCGAGAGTAAAGGATTCGCGTGTTTCCATTATCGCCATCGGCCAGAGGTTCGAGTGCAGAGCGCGGGGTTTAGCGGATCCAGTGAGCGGACGAGCGGTTCGGATGGTTCTGAGGGGAAAACAGCGGGTTCGTGTTGTTGTGTGGTGTTGGTTCGCTCACAGGAATCAGACAGATTCATGAAGATGTATTTGGGGAACCAGTGGATCGACTCTAAAGGAAACTGGCTGAGAAGAAAGTGTTCGATCCGAAGAGTCAAAGTATCAGAGGAGGCTG ATCATAATTCATTCCCGTACAAGACGAAGGCCGAGATGAGACGCCACGTCGCCCAATCAGAGCATTTCTCCATGTCGGACCTCAAGGGCCTGCCGGAGCTCAATCCGCCTGCGCTCATGCCGGCCGGGAACGTCGGCACCCCTGTGACCGTTTTCCTGGAGCTCATCCAGTCCTGCCGCCTCCCGCCGCGGCTCATCCGCAAACTGGGTCTCACGTTTCCTAAGACGGGCTCGAATCGCCGATACGGGAACGTGCCCTACATGTATCGCAACTCGACCGTCATGCGTCCCAAGGAGGAGAGCGTCTTCACTGCGGGCGGAGTCGAGATTTCAGGGCCCGGCGGTCTGGACACGCCCACAAACTCACAAACACTAGATAAAGACACGCCCACTTGCTCGCAAACAGTAGATGAGGACACGCCCACTTGTCCACCTGTCAATCAAGAGTCACAGGAAGAAGAAAGTGAAGAGGAGCTGTCAGGCCCTGATGAT GACGATGACCGCTGTGAGGAGTGGGAGCGTCATGAGGCCCTTCACGAAGACGTGACCAGTCAGGAGCGCACTAAAGAGAGGCTGTTTGAGGAGGAGATTGAGCTCAAGTGGGAGAAGGGTGGATCGGGTCTCGTTTTTTACACAGACGCTCAGTTCTGGCAGGAGGAAGAAGGAG ATTTCGATGAGCAAACAGCAGATGACTGGGACGTGGATATGAGCGTCTACTATGACAAAG ATGGAGGCGACATGGATGCTAGAGATTATGTGGAGATGCGCTCTGAGAAGAGGCTGTGGGACGGTCTGGAAGGATTGCCGGGACGCCAGCAAAAAATCGGCAGCTTTGAGAGGTTTACAAAG ggAGTGGGTCGGCGTGTGATGGAGAAGCAGGGCTGGAGGGAGGGAGAAGGGCTCGGGAACAGCCAGAGGGGAATGGCGGAGGCGCTGGACAACGATGGCCAGCATCCCAACTGCAAGAGAGGCTTCGG GTACCATGGAGAGAAGCTCAACTCATTTCTTCCTAAGAAACCCAAAAAAGACTTTCACATCTCAACAATTTATGATGAACCTAAAGACATTGATAAAGGCGATGAAGTGCTGCGGCGTCAACCCAACACCAGCATGAAGTACAGACACTGGCGGCCAGGGGGCAACGCTAAACCCAACACATAA